In the Ktedonobacterales bacterium genome, ACTCTTCCAGAAACTCATCCCCGGCGCGAAAGATCAGCCGCATACGACGATCATTGGCGGCGGCCATTTTCTTCAGGAAGATAAGGGACCAGAACTCGCTCAGATCGTGGTGGATTTCATAAGGCGAGCCAGATGAAGGAGCAGCATAAAAGGCTGGTCTGGTCAGCCATTGTTGCAGTACAATCTTTGTACGAGGCATCCGGCATCTGCTCGATACGCGGCCAGGCGCTGGAGTTGTTCATATGAAGGCAGGAGAGCCGCTGATGACATCACCCACTTCTGACACTGCCGTTTCCAGGGAAAGGATTGAGCGCACCATCACTGTGCGCGGCATCGAAACCCATCTCTTTGAGGGCGGGTCGCCAACCGCTCCGCCGCTGCTCTATCTGCATGGGACCAGTCTGGGCAATCTCTGGCTGGAGTATCACCAGAGGCTGGCTCAGCGTTTCCATCTCATCGCGCCCGATATACCCGGCTTTGGCCTGACGCCGCGTCCCGACTGGATGCGCGATATGAGCGACTACATTCTCTACTTCCGCGATCTGCTCGATACGCTGGAGCTAAAGCAAGCGATCTTCGTTGGTCACTCGCTGGGCGGCTGGATGGCTGTTGAGGTTGCTATCTGGTTCCCGGAGCATGTGAGCAAGCTGGTCCTCTCCAACGCGGCAGGCATTCGTGTCAAAGGGTCGCCCACTGCCAACCTGTTCGCCATGAACCCGCAAGAACTCTTTGCCACCGTCTTCGATGACCCCTCCGCAGGCGCTCCGCTTATTCCAGCCGAGATGAACTTTGACTACATCATAGATCAGTTTCGCCAACGCACCACCCTGGCCTCGCTGGCCTGGAACCCGCACTATGACCCCAAGCTGGAGCGCAGATTGGAGCGTGTGCAATGCCCGACCCTGATTCTCTGGGGCGAAACTGATCGCCTGATTCCAGCCGCCTATGGCGAGCGTTACCAGCAGTTGATTCCAGAGGCGAAGCTGATCACGCTCCGGGGCACCGGCCATATGCCGATGTTCGAGAAGCCTGCCGAGTGGAGTGAGCAGATCACCACGTTTTTGCTCTCCGATGGCTAGCGCCCGCTATGAAGAGTTTGATCGTCCATCGTCGGCGCTGCATTACTGGCGCGCTGCGTCAAGAGCAAGGAGAACCTGCGCATGGGTAAGCTTCAATTTCACTACTTTCACCTGATGCCCTGGCCGCACCTGCCAGCGGACTTCGACGAGAAATATGACTCCACCTGGGTCACGCTCCCAAACTCCATTTACGACCCGGTGAAAGGCCACGAGGTCTATAACCGCTATTTCAACGAGATTGAGCGCGCCGACAAGCTGGGCTGGGACAGCGTCATCGTCAACGAGCATCACCAGAACGCCTATGGCACCATGCCCTCGCCCAACATCATGGCCGCCGTACTGACACAGCGCGTGAAGCGGGCCAGGATTGGCATTGTGGGCAACGCCCTGCCCCTGCACGATGACCCGCTGCGCGTGGCTGAAGAAATTGCTATGCTCGATGTCATCAGCGGCGGGCGTATCATCTCCGGCTTCGTGCGTGGCACAGGTATGGAATATTTCAGCTACAACGTCAATCCAACGCTCAGCCGCGAGCGCATGAACGAAGCGCACGATCTGATTATCCAGGCGTGGACACGCCCTGGCCCCTTCGCCTTCGAGGGTGATCATTACAACTACCGCTACGTCAACATCTGGCCGCGCCCGATTCAACAGCCGCATCCGCCTATCTGGCTGCCTGGCACTGCCAGCATGGAAACGATTGACTTTGCCGCCAAATACAAATATCCTTATATGACCGTCTTCATGCCAATGGAGCAGCGCAAGATGGCCTATGAACTCTATCGCCGCGTGGCCGAGGAGAAATACGGCTACGAGGCGCAGCCAGAGCAGTTGGCCTTCTGTGTGCCGGTGATGGTCGCGGAGACCGATGATCAGGCTATGAAAGACGCTGAGCGGTATATGATGTGGCTCTTCGACAGGGGGTTGAAAGTGCGCCCGGAGTTTAACTTCCCGCCAGGCTATATCAGCGAGCGCAGCCTCATGGCTGTGCTAAAGAGCGGCGCTATGACTCGCCCCAAGCCGACGCTGAAGGATTTGATCGAGAATGGTGTCGTCATTGTGGGAGGCATTGATACCGTTCTCGAAAAACTCTCGTTTTACACTGATGAATTACATGCCGGAATGCTCGTCACCGGAGGACAGGTCGGCGAGATTCCTGATTATCTGGTGCTGCGCAATCAGGAACTGATGGCAAAAGAAATCATGCCGCATTTCCGCGATAAGCCCGCCAGACAGGAATCCCAACCCGCCGAGATTCAGGCGTGAGCCGGACCGCGCGGGGCGTGCCCTTCCTCGGAAATAAGAAGCAGTAGTAAGCAGGTAAGCTCTATCATGGCTATCACACCGGAGACCTTCAAGGCGCTCCTCGCGCACCTTGCCGGGGCAGTTACCATCATTACCACACGCGGGGCTGATGGGCAAATCTGGGGATTTACCGCCAGCTCCGTGTGCAGTGTCTCGCTTGAGCCGCCGCTCGTCCTGTTCTGCCTGGAACACACGGCAGATTGCCATCCGGCTTTTCTGGAAAGCAGCGTGTTTGCTATCAACTTCCTTTCATCTGAGCAGAGCGGCCTCTCCGCGCTCTTCGCTATGAAAGGCGCTGTTAAATATCGGGAGACACCCTTCACCGAAGGGGCGTTTCATTTGCCCCTTTTG is a window encoding:
- a CDS encoding alpha/beta hydrolase; the encoded protein is MTSPTSDTAVSRERIERTITVRGIETHLFEGGSPTAPPLLYLHGTSLGNLWLEYHQRLAQRFHLIAPDIPGFGLTPRPDWMRDMSDYILYFRDLLDTLELKQAIFVGHSLGGWMAVEVAIWFPEHVSKLVLSNAAGIRVKGSPTANLFAMNPQELFATVFDDPSAGAPLIPAEMNFDYIIDQFRQRTTLASLAWNPHYDPKLERRLERVQCPTLILWGETDRLIPAAYGERYQQLIPEAKLITLRGTGHMPMFEKPAEWSEQITTFLLSDG
- a CDS encoding LLM class flavin-dependent oxidoreductase, producing MGKLQFHYFHLMPWPHLPADFDEKYDSTWVTLPNSIYDPVKGHEVYNRYFNEIERADKLGWDSVIVNEHHQNAYGTMPSPNIMAAVLTQRVKRARIGIVGNALPLHDDPLRVAEEIAMLDVISGGRIISGFVRGTGMEYFSYNVNPTLSRERMNEAHDLIIQAWTRPGPFAFEGDHYNYRYVNIWPRPIQQPHPPIWLPGTASMETIDFAAKYKYPYMTVFMPMEQRKMAYELYRRVAEEKYGYEAQPEQLAFCVPVMVAETDDQAMKDAERYMMWLFDRGLKVRPEFNFPPGYISERSLMAVLKSGAMTRPKPTLKDLIENGVVIVGGIDTVLEKLSFYTDELHAGMLVTGGQVGEIPDYLVLRNQELMAKEIMPHFRDKPARQESQPAEIQA
- a CDS encoding flavin reductase family protein is translated as MAITPETFKALLAHLAGAVTIITTRGADGQIWGFTASSVCSVSLEPPLVLFCLEHTADCHPAFLESSVFAINFLSSEQSGLSALFAMKGAVKYRETPFTEGAFHLPLLPGALVHLECSVYARYPGGDHTIIVGQVEGGSQTTAQDSLQPLLYYARSYGTFAGLSEAKAGYPNSNSSMQKSRQRLILDE